The nucleotide sequence CCCCATGTGATCGACATATAGGTGAACGCGTGCATGAGCGCGGTGCCCACGAACGAGTCAGTGATGATGGCCTTGGCGAGCAGGTTGGTCGCGGCGATGCCGAAGCCCTGCAGGCAGCGCGCCAGCACAAACGTTTCCAGATTCGGCGCGGCCAGCGAAAGCAGGCAGCCGATCGTGTAGACGACAAGGCCGAACGCCAGCACGCGTTTGCGTCCCAGGGCGTCGGAGATCGGCCCGAAGATCAGCTGGCCGAGTGCGTACGCCGCCATATAGACCGACACACTCGACTGGATCGCTTGCGGCGAGGTCGCGAAGTAGCGCGCCATGGCAGGCAGCGCGGGCACGTAGATGTCGATGGCGAGCTGTCCGGCGGAGGCGAACAGGCAGATCAGGAACAGCAGGAAACGCGGCGAGTTCGCCGGGCGTGCGGCGATGGCTGGACGTTCGGGCAGATCGTGGGTCATGACAGCGTGAAAAGGGCGGATTCCGTTGCGGCGGCGCGGGCGCGTTCGAGCGGCGTGTTCAAAAAGCGCGTTCGAATCTCGAACAGAGTGTCCGGCGCGGCGGCGTAGGCGCGTATTGTGCCCGTTATCGCTGATTTCCGTGCGACGCCCATCGTGCGGGCACGCAGCGGGAACGGGCGGCCGCCAGGCGGCAATGGCGTGCCGGGCGCGGCGTTTGCTGGAAATGCGCATATCTCGCCCTTGATATTCGCGGAGTGCCCACATGCCCGAGAAAAGGCCGAAACCGGCCACGCGCCGCCCGACCACCGCGGAAGACTACGAAGTCTTCTGCGGCGAGCAGATCGACGGGGCGGGCCGCTACTACGGATTGCTGCGTATTCGCCGCAAGACCGACGGGCGGCTCATC is from Paraburkholderia flagellata and encodes:
- a CDS encoding DUF6723 family protein, which gives rise to MPEKRPKPATRRPTTAEDYEVFCGEQIDGAGRYYGLLRIRRKTDGRLIYPFDGCPRPGPCATGPLARQQALTLADELIRADIATPEG